The Fimbriimonadaceae bacterium nucleotide sequence AACACTTCAAGCAAGGATATGGCTGTCAGCAAAGGCTTTGTCTGGACTCTGGGCGGCTTCATCGCCGCCGTGGCATGCTTTGGGGGCGGCCTCTACGTCCGCTCGATGGCGGACGTGGGCCGCGTCAAGTCCGCGATCTCCCCGATCCCGGTGATCGGGATCCTCGCCTCCGCCGATAACAAACCCCAGCAAATTTCGGAGTCTGCCTACTATTACGCCTTGATGCAACTCCTGGAACAGGAGTTCGTCGACCCCATCACGGACGAAATGAAGCTCGCGCGCGGAGCGGTCCGCGGCATGGTCACCGGCCTGCTCGACCCCGATTCCAGCTACTACGCTGAGAAGGACTTCGCTCTCTACAAGAAGAACCTCGCAGGGGAATATGAGGGCATCGGCGTCGAACTGCGCAACGTCTACGACCAGGCGGAGATCGTCAAGGCCCGCAAAAAACCCAGTTCTGCCGACCAACTCCTCCTCATTCCGGACATCGTGGTCTCCATGGTGGTGCCGGGCGGCCCGGCGGACAAAGCCGGCGTGAAGGTCGGCGACAAGATCGTCCAAATCGACGGTCGCTGGCTCATCGCCGCCAGCGAGGTCAAGACTCTGCGCGAAGCCCAAAAGAAACTCACCGACGGGAAAATCGAGTCGGCTGAGTTCGAGCGGCTCCGCATGGAGTTTCAAAAGAAGGTCGAGTCGACCATCACCCCGTCCCGCACCCGCGAGACGCTCCTGACGGGCACCGACAAGCTGCACAAGCTCGTGGTGGAACGCGCAGGGGAACCCGTTTCCGTGGAGGTCACGACAGCCAAAAGCTCGGCCAAGCCCGTCGAGAGAGCTCCCGACGGCACGATTCGATTCAGGCTTATGACCGGTGCGGCCCAGGCCCTGCGAGACGAGAAGCTCGGCGATGACGATCTGCGGATCGACCTGCGCCAGAGCGGCCAAGGCGATTTCACAGAGATCAAGGCAGTCCTCGCCCTGCTCGGGCCAGGCGGCCGCTACGGCACGCTCAGGACAGAGCGTATCGGGGAACCGCGCAGTCTCACGGTCGACGGCGGCTCAAAGCGGAAGGTGCCCGTGACCTTGCTGGTCGATGAGACCACGGACGGGGCCGCGAACGTGCTCGCAAGGGCGCTGGTGGCGCGGGGGGCGGCGCGGCTCAAGGGCCAACTCGTCGCCGAGCCGACCTGGATAGATCGCACCGAGTTGGACGACGGCAGCGGCTACACGCTCGCGGTCGGAACGTTCGTGCCGGAGGAATCGAAGTGAGCAACGTCTTTCGCTTAGTCGCCGTGGTCTTCGTCGCGCTGGTCGCCTTCGCCTCCGGCTTTTCCATGCGCGACGTCCTCGCAGGACGGGC carries:
- a CDS encoding PDZ domain-containing protein gives rise to the protein MAVSKGFVWTLGGFIAAVACFGGGLYVRSMADVGRVKSAISPIPVIGILASADNKPQQISESAYYYALMQLLEQEFVDPITDEMKLARGAVRGMVTGLLDPDSSYYAEKDFALYKKNLAGEYEGIGVELRNVYDQAEIVKARKKPSSADQLLLIPDIVVSMVVPGGPADKAGVKVGDKIVQIDGRWLIAASEVKTLREAQKKLTDGKIESAEFERLRMEFQKKVESTITPSRTRETLLTGTDKLHKLVVERAGEPVSVEVTTAKSSAKPVERAPDGTIRFRLMTGAAQALRDEKLGDDDLRIDLRQSGQGDFTEIKAVLALLGPGGRYGTLRTERIGEPRSLTVDGGSKRKVPVTLLVDETTDGAANVLARALVARGAARLKGQLVAEPTWIDRTELDDGSGYTLAVGTFVPEESK